The following are from one region of the Rhodopirellula sp. P2 genome:
- a CDS encoding type IV pili methyl-accepting chemotaxis transducer N-terminal domain-containing protein, translated as MTTKQINALRMRQILKKRFGIAIGIIFATIILAFVCESEQIRKANEDAFLVNVSGRQRMLSQRIALASRALLLSDSPSFEATCRAELSDSIQLMRQSHAFLSREIPTSPRRTEIYFGEGRLDSQIRDYLRSAEESLATSNRNATDHLARIAFDGPMLGLLDQVVAEHQSDAEKRIQAFQTYKAILTLVSLGTLFALVWFVFQPTVALVTNALEHLEKSNAELIEFTYRMSHDLRSPVVSS; from the coding sequence ATGACTACCAAGCAAATCAACGCTTTGAGAATGCGGCAGATTCTCAAAAAGCGTTTTGGCATCGCGATCGGCATCATTTTCGCGACGATCATCCTCGCCTTCGTCTGCGAATCCGAACAAATTCGGAAAGCGAACGAAGATGCGTTCCTGGTCAACGTCAGCGGTCGACAACGGATGCTGTCTCAACGCATTGCCCTGGCTTCCCGTGCCCTGCTGCTCTCAGATTCCCCTTCATTTGAGGCAACCTGCCGGGCAGAGCTGAGCGACTCCATTCAGTTGATGCGGCAATCCCATGCGTTCCTGTCACGCGAGATCCCGACCTCGCCCCGACGAACTGAGATTTACTTTGGCGAGGGTCGACTCGACTCCCAAATACGAGACTACCTTCGCAGCGCTGAAGAATCACTGGCAACGAGCAATCGCAACGCCACAGATCATCTGGCACGCATCGCCTTCGACGGGCCAATGCTCGGTTTGCTGGACCAAGTGGTCGCTGAGCACCAATCCGATGCGGAGAAACGGATCCAGGCATTTCAAACCTACAAGGCAATCCTCACACTGGTTTCATTGGGCACCCTGTTCGCATTGGTTTGGTTTGTATTCCAACCCACCGTGGCACTGGTCACCAACGCCCTGGAACACCTCGAAAAATCGAACGCGGAACTGATCGAGTTCACCTACCGGATGTCGCATGACCTTCGTTCGCCAGTTGTTTCCTCATGA
- a CDS encoding response regulator, whose translation MRILLIEDDEAFHYLCQMAFKRAGEALDLTTAFDGLEALAILRDSETKPDVILVDINMPRMNGHEFLQEYSQTDPGNLPVVAMLTSSEESRDRDPAMRYPFVMDYFVKPLTGEHIQHIKQIHEAVRSSIAKSSMD comes from the coding sequence GTGCGAATCCTCCTCATCGAAGACGATGAAGCGTTCCACTACCTCTGCCAAATGGCCTTCAAACGTGCCGGGGAAGCCCTCGATCTCACAACCGCCTTCGATGGCTTGGAAGCGTTGGCAATCCTGCGAGACAGCGAGACGAAACCGGATGTGATTCTCGTCGACATCAACATGCCGCGAATGAACGGTCATGAATTCTTGCAGGAGTACTCCCAAACAGACCCCGGCAACCTCCCTGTTGTTGCGATGCTCACAAGCTCAGAAGAGTCACGTGACCGTGACCCAGCCATGCGATACCCGTTTGTCATGGACTACTTCGTCAAACCGCTCACTGGGGAGCACATCCAGCACATCAAACAAATCCACGAAGCGGTCCGATCCTCCATCGCAAAGAGCTCGATGGATTGA
- a CDS encoding sensor histidine kinase: MTKLSYTIQDIVDLVKQSMADSLVKTVPLRSLIDEAVQHGRDLPGGDVVDFQVLCDEQLQVQTKRVPLKQSIENLVSNAVKYRDIHQRTSRITIEVKKVGNDFELSICDNGLGIDPKFNDQIFGMFKRFHPQVSDGSGLGLYLVSKNVDAIDGSVGYRQTEDGSRFTIHFPSLGA; the protein is encoded by the coding sequence TTGACAAAACTTTCATACACGATTCAAGACATCGTTGACTTGGTCAAACAAAGCATGGCAGACTCTCTCGTTAAGACCGTTCCGCTCCGCTCCCTCATCGACGAGGCAGTGCAACACGGCCGTGATTTGCCCGGCGGCGATGTGGTTGACTTTCAAGTCCTTTGCGATGAACAGCTTCAAGTGCAAACCAAGCGGGTGCCCCTGAAACAATCGATCGAGAACCTGGTCAGCAACGCGGTCAAATATCGAGACATCCATCAACGGACCTCCCGAATCACGATCGAAGTGAAAAAGGTCGGGAATGATTTCGAATTGTCGATTTGCGACAATGGGCTGGGAATTGATCCAAAGTTCAACGACCAGATTTTTGGCATGTTCAAACGTTTTCACCCCCAAGTCTCAGATGGAAGCGGACTGGGCTTGTACCTGGTTTCCAAAAACGTCGATGCGATCGACGGTTCGGTCGGTTACCGTCAGACAGAAGACGGATCCCGATTCACAATCCATTTCCCCAGCCTGGGAGCCTGA